The window GTCGTCTATTATGACGAGGGCGTGCGCAGCATGGACCGGGCCATCGGCACCTATCTGGCCGGAGACATGGTCAGGGCTTTCGGCATGGAGCATGGTCGTCGTGCCGACCTGCGCTTGAGCCATTCCGTGCCGGGCAATGGGCTGTGCGCCTTCACGATACAGGGCATCGACGTATTCGTGGAGGGCGGAGCCCAGGACGGTCCGGCCAAGGGCGGCATGGGCGGCAGCCTGGCCGTGCTCAAGGGCCTCAACCGCCATGGCCGGCGCGTGGATGGCTCGGCCGGGAAAAGTTTGGCCTACGGAGCCATTGCTGGAACGATCATGATTCAGAACATGGCTGATTCGCGGGCCTGCGTGCGCATGTCCGGAGCCGACGTCGTCTTCGGCGGCCGCATCACGGCCCCGGTTCGCGACGAGCAGGGCAACATAGCCTCGCGTGCGCACCTCAAAGGCTTCGCCTTCGAGTATATGACGGGCGGCCGGGTTGTGATGCTGGGCGATCCGGGTCCCTGGATCTGCTCGGGCATGACGGGCGGAGTTATCTACCAATGCCTGTACCCCGAGTTCGGATTCACCCGTGAATCCGTGACAAGGCGTTTGGCGACAGGCGCCAAGGTAGCCTTGCGCGATCTGGGCGATAAGGGTCTTGTCGACGTGAATCTGCTCCTTGGCCGCTACTTGGAGTCCCTGCGCCAGAGTTTCCAGGATGCGGAAGCGGATTCCGTGGCCCTGTTGCTGGAGCAGGCCGAGGAGCGATTCGTCAAGGTTGTGCCCGAGCTGGGGCCTTCAGTGATCGAAGAATAGATAGATGGGCACGGGTGATAATCACCCGTGCCCTCTTGTGATACCTCCAAGCCAGGCTATAACGAATATGGCCGACAACCTGCCTAAGGAGGTACCACATGAGAAAGCTGCTGATTTGCCTGATTGTCTCCCTGTTGTCCTTCTCCGCCCTGACCGGCTGCTATCACATGGGCAAGGCTACGGGCGAGGGAGCCGAGGAGGCCGAAGAAGGCGCTGAAAGCTTTGGTGAGGGTTACGAAGAAGGCAAGGACAACTAGCCGACTTAGAGCAGATTGCTTTTAAGACGCCCGCTCCGGCGTTGACGGCGCAAGTGAATTGCGCCTACGCCTGCGCGGCGGCAAGCCATGCCGACGCATGGCTTGCAGAGCATTTTCAAAAGCAAAATGCTCTAAATCCTTTCTGAAGCGATTGACATCCTGGCATAGGGGGTGCGGAATGGCCGCACCCTTTTTCATTACGGACAGGAGGCTTGCGTGGGGTTGGCCACAGAGGCGAGATATGACGTGCTGGTCTTGGGCGCTGGAGCCTCGGGCCTCATGTGCGCGATGGAGGCCGCCAAGCGGGGGCGGCGCGTGGCCGTGCTGGACCACGCCGGCAAGGCCGGTCGCAAGTTGCGTCTTACGGGCGGAGGAAAGTGCAACTTCACCAACCTGGACGTATCCGCGGCCAACTACGTCTCCGCGAATCCGCACTTCTGCAAATCGGCCTTGGCCCGCTTCGACCAGTACGCGGCCATGGAGATGCTCTCCAGCCATGGCATTGCTTGGGAGGAGCGTGAGCAAGGCCGCCTGTTTTGCCTTGGCAGCGCGGGAGAAGTCGCCGGACTGTTGACGACGCTATGCCATCGGCAGGGCGTGGATATCCTGCTCGATTGCACGATTCGCGAAGTGGACCGCGAACAACGGTTGTTCAGGGCCGCGACGTCCCAAGGCGTGTTCCTGGCCCCTTCGCTCGTCGTGGCAACAGGCAGTCCGGCTTGGCCCCAGGTAGGGGCTACCAGACTTGGTTTGGACATTGCCCGACATTTCGGACTGCCGGTAGTGCCCGTGCGGCCGGCCCTTGCGCCGTTGGTCATGGCCAAGGACTGGCCCTTGGCCGGATTGGCCGGGATTTCCCTGCCAGCGACCGCGCAGGTTGCCGACAGATCCTTCAGCGATCACCTGCTGTTCACCCATGAGGGCCTGAGTGGTCCGGCGGCCTTGCAGGTTTCGCTTTTCTGGCGACCCGGCCTGGAAGTCAGCATCAATTTCCTGCCGGAGTTGCAACTTGTGGATTTCCTGGCCAGCCTGCCTGACCGCAAGGTCAAGCTGCGTAACGCCCTGTCCCGCGTGCTGCCGGCGCGCCTTGCAGCGGCGCTTTGCTCGGCAGAGCTTGGCGATAAGACCGTAGCCAATTTGTCCCGCGCGGAACAGGAGACCGCCTTGGCCAGCGTACATTCATTCAGGGTCACGCCGCTCTCGATTGAAGGCTTTGCCAAGGCCGAGGTCGCGGCCGGCGGAGTTGATACCCGCGAGTTGTCCTCCAAGACCATGGAGGCCGCGCAGATGCCGGGCCTCTATTTCATCGGCGAGGTGCTGGACGTCACCGGCATGCTCGGCGGCTACAATCTCCAGTGGGCCTGGGCTTCGGGCTTCGCGGCGGGCCAGCACGTCTGAGCCGGTCCCGTTGCTCGGGAAACTCTTCGGAAGTTATCAGTTCAGCGCGCCAAGCCGATTATGCCTCTCCGCCCAAGCTCACGCAGAAAAGCGGACATGGACACCTCGGCCTCGCGTTCGTGCAGGCCATAATGTTCAGCTAGCTTGGTGGCCAACGCGTGTACCGTGTTATGGCCGTCCAGCCAGTCCCAGACCGTGGAACCCATGGTGTCCAATTCCAAAGTGCGCAGCATGGACTTTTGGTCCTTTAGGCCAAGGCGTTTGGCCAATCCTGCAAGCCATGGCTTGATGGCAATCGGATAGAGGATGCGCACCAGGCCGGCTTCTGTGCGTTCCGTCATGACTTCTCTGCTGATAACAGGCTTATACGCGAGGGCTTCCTTCCGGCTCAGCTGTGAATGCGTTACCGTATTGCCCTTAGACAGTCGCATACGAATTCACTACCTGTTTAATCATATCTTTATCCAGCGGTGTGGCCCCCTGCATCTCCACGCACAGCAGGCGGTTATGGCCGGCAGGCCGCCAGACCCGTATGTAGGCGTGCACAGGACGGTTTAACAGCAGGGCCGTCGCGCTGGCGAGCCTTCCAGGGGGCAGCGGTCTGCGCCAAGTCACGGCATCGACATCTCCGGTTTCCTCCATCATCAGGTGGCAGCGTCTGATGGCTGCCTCGAAGTGTTTACGGCTCCACATGACCAAGCTGCGCCCGATCAGCAGGATGTCGGCCGGCGCCAACCGGTGCAGGACAAGCCGCTGCCTGCTGGAACGCAGGGCCAGTCGGTAGCGCCCGGGCTGCAGCGCGTATTCTTCCAAATGAAAACAGCCCGGCGTCTGGGCGCGCAAGTCGTACACGGCCCAGGGCACGAGTGGATCGGCCCAATGACAGTGCAGGGAGGATAAGACAGCCTCGGCCTGCTCAGCGGGACCGCTGCTTTGGACCAGAATGGCTGTTGAAGAGGCGGAATGATGGAGGAGGGCGCCCCTGCCGCCCTTGCCCGAATCACCCCAAACAAATGAACGGGCTGCCATGTCGGGACCCAGGTCCCAGCGCTTATGGTCATTCGTGACTGAGAATCCCCCGTGTTTTTTGTCGTGCGCCTTTTCCAGCTTGCGCAGGTGCGCGTCGAAGGAGAAGCGCCCGCGGATGCGATTCCAGCGTACATCCAGCATCGGCTTTCCATTTCTTGCGAGCTGTAGACGTTGGCGTCCCAGGGCAGCCAGGTCCCAGCCTGCCGGACGTGTGAGGCTCAGGCCGTTCCAGGCCAAGTAGTGCGTGTCCATGGCCATCGCATCCATCAGTAGGCCAGTTTGTTGAGAGAGCTGAGGATGAGCGTGCAGCCCATGGCGAACATGCCCACCAGGCCCATGCCGCAGG is drawn from Desulfocurvibacter africanus subsp. africanus DSM 2603 and contains these coding sequences:
- a CDS encoding NAD(P)/FAD-dependent oxidoreductase; this translates as MGLATEARYDVLVLGAGASGLMCAMEAAKRGRRVAVLDHAGKAGRKLRLTGGGKCNFTNLDVSAANYVSANPHFCKSALARFDQYAAMEMLSSHGIAWEEREQGRLFCLGSAGEVAGLLTTLCHRQGVDILLDCTIREVDREQRLFRAATSQGVFLAPSLVVATGSPAWPQVGATRLGLDIARHFGLPVVPVRPALAPLVMAKDWPLAGLAGISLPATAQVADRSFSDHLLFTHEGLSGPAALQVSLFWRPGLEVSINFLPELQLVDFLASLPDRKVKLRNALSRVLPARLAAALCSAELGDKTVANLSRAEQETALASVHSFRVTPLSIEGFAKAEVAAGGVDTRELSSKTMEAAQMPGLYFIGEVLDVTGMLGGYNLQWAWASGFAAGQHV
- a CDS encoding PqqD family protein, translating into MTERTEAGLVRILYPIAIKPWLAGLAKRLGLKDQKSMLRTLELDTMGSTVWDWLDGHNTVHALATKLAEHYGLHEREAEVSMSAFLRELGRRGIIGLAR